AAGATTAGTACCTTTGCAAaggagatgaaaaagaaatgacATTGTCACTGTTCTCAACCTTCACCCACTACAGAACTTAAAGCTTGTTTTTCATGATGGACCTTTAACACGGAGTTGTTAAGGATAAACACTAAATCTGGAGTTACTGTTTTTAACTTGGGTATTTTTTAATATGTCAGAAAGCAATGTCTGGTTACAAACAGGAGCTATCACAGGccccagctctcctctccctaAAAACAAGGCCACTGGAGAGTGGGGTTtgagggagaaaaaggagagataTTGAGTGAATCAAATGTTAGATTTCTTGCCCTATTAACCTACAGGTTTGTGCTTAACTGAGGAAGAATTAATCTCTTTCAAATGCACTTAATTATAATCAAATACCCATACCAATGTCTTTCACCGCATCAGCACATCTGGCAGCAATGAAGACAAATTAACAATAAGTCAAAAAATCTGGCAATATGATCAACTACAGCACGCAAAATCCATTCTGTACGCTTAGACCACCAGTGACTAAGGATGGATTAACTTCCTGTCTCTAATACTGGTGCCTAAATTAAAGGGAAATTGCATTGCAATCTGGGTACCAGGTTTCTGGCTGCAAACAACTAAAAGCCCTTAGTTCAGCTACACCAGGCAACAAAATCTTAGCTCTTTCTTTAGCCCTGGTGCCTGTGATGGCCTACTCTAACAGCTGCttttaatttagtttaaaaGAATCTATTTGGCAACCATGTAAGTTTACACCTTCAAAGCAGGCAAATTTAAAAAGCCAATGTCCTGTAGAATTAACCATTTTGAAGTCTCGCTGTTTTAGTGCAGTGATGACAACACGATTCACAGCTTTTTAAAACAATAGGCATCTGTACATGGAAACACAAAATAAAGACTGTTTTCACTCAGTTTTAACTACTGTTTTATAGTAAGCAATCCACAATCCTCTTCCTCTTGTATAGGTAAAGATATGATTAACTCTATCTTCGTCTTGTATAGGTAAAGACAGTAGGTTCATTACTACAAGTATAATCCAGCAAAAGTCTACAACTGCTCAACTGAACAGAGCAATTAAATAAAGCACAGATCTCATCTGTAACCAGAGAAGGGCAGCCAAGTAAGGAACAGAAGCAAGGacttaaacaaaaaaaagttaTCTTGTTCTTGGATTACCTCCTCATGTTGAGCAGGGAGTGGTTGCAGAAgcaaaaagaaggagaaagtgTATGGGAAAGCAAAGACTCAGGCATGTACTGCATATTTGGCAAACACTTGACACTAAGCCACTCAGAGAAAAGCTAAGTTACCAGGCAGATATccagtgcctttttttttcttcttttactaAATAGCTCAATATGAATTTGTTCATCCACTGTGTATATCCCTCCACCAGATGCAGGCAGACTAACAAAGGCAAACTGCTGGTACCACAGCCTCACAGGCAGGAAAACTGAGAGCATGTGCATGCACATCTGACAGGGGGAATTCACAAACTGGAGGATTTGCAGCCTCGCTTTGGTTCAAATAGCTGCAACCCACCTTACCAGTAGCTGTGGCAGGAGCACACCCACTCTTTGAAGATGAGCATATTTTACACAGTAAATCTAAAGGCACAAGTTTAAGTCAAATGAAGGTACAAACATGCATCAGAAAGCACCTACATTTGTAACATTGTCTACAAACATAATTCACACTTTTCATTCTTCATACACTAATGTGGGTCAGAGACCACATGGcagcatattttattaaaataatgtgCAAATAAGATGCATGGTACCTGCAAACAGCATGGAGTTTCCATTTGTAAAAAGGTACAAGTAACAGTACAAAATTAGAATGCTTACTATTCATTTCAAGAAAATTAAGTCTGACATAGAAATACATACACTGTATTATTTACACCATTAATTTCCAAAACAtattatttgcatttaaaaaaaggctataaaataattacaaatatAGTATTTTTATAAGGCTTTTTCCCTGTATAACCAATGTACATCATCTTGGAAATTATgctttgtaggaaaaaaaaaaaaatttcttctcaTTTCAGAGCATCATGTGGTTGtggtttctttcttcccttcttctccttattccatttttaaataaagttcCATACTGAGGTAGTAGTATGTCAGATTATTTCTTTGGTTCCAGAAATCATTAAGTCCAAAAGGAGCTACGTATCCGAATCAGAGGATTGGAAAGTAGAAGTCCTAAAGTTTTCAAAGGACTGTCTGCAAGTATAAAAGCTATTTTCTCCTCTAGAAACTgtcctttctcttccctcttcATCTGCCTCTGCATCAAAGTCCAGCGAGACATGATGATTATTATGGGAGATTTTTGGTTGGCAATTTGCTGGCTGTCTACAGCTTGAAAGAGAGTCCAGCTGAGGCCTCCATAAAGGCTTTCCAAATGTTCCTGAAAGACAGTAAAAGAGTGAAAGAGTGAGCACTGAAATATTGATGCTAAAAGCTTTGTGCCTCACCCTAGTGTACATAAGTGACATTGAAATGCAAGATTGACAGGAAGTTCACCGAAGTGAGATTTTACTTAAATGTTGTTCCaccattttaaagaaaacatccACGTGATCACAAGCATAAGGCAAGATTCTGCCACCAAagacatgaaaaatatttacaagtaGTTGTATAGCCACCtacaaattcttttttttttttttcatgactACTTCCATACCCATTTTTCTTTGGGGAGGGTGGTGAGGGGGGAGGTGGGAACACAGACCAAACTGCAAACACATCACAAGACACTTTCTAATGCAAAAGTCACTCCCTGTTTTGTTCTTCAATAAATGAATGGCACATGCAATCTGCCATGGagttcagaaaaaataaaatagaattttttttaaaaaatgaaacccCACAACCTCTATCAGGTTATACAACATTGTCCCAGAGTGCAATCTGAATGCTAACACAATCTTTTTCTGGCTAGCATCTCCCATTAATAATAAAGATGCAGACAGTCACATGCTCCATTCAGCACTGATCATCCAGTCAGCTGTGGGCAAAGAGAACAGTAGCAACCCAAAGAGAACTACATATTTCAGCTGAAATGTAATTAATAATTATCTGGATTTACTAGTCAGTAAACAATCAGTGTGTGTCACTCTTCATCACTGGGAAGCTGTTAGTACCAACACCTCTACAAGAAGGGCCGTCTTTTTTCACTGAGCAATGATACAGCCATCCTAACTCATAGTGTCTGTAAGGACTTATTTTCAGAGGACAATGTGCCACAGGCTGACTTCGAAGAACTCAGgcttttattaataatttaacactacattttaaaataaattttgaacCCAAAATGCAACACTTCTGATTTTGCTTAGTTGTTAGAACCAAGGGTTTCAACTGTGATCTGAGAAGTTACTAAAAAAGGAATTGGACAAAAGCCTTATTTCCATCAATCATTTGTAGAGCACTTTTGACCTAATGCAGTATGAAAGGATGTTCCTCACAGCACCAAAGGTACAAATGAACagtcttaaaaacaaaaatccaagtTACAATCTTTCTAGCTCGAGCATCAACTGTGATGCTAATGCCAGCTGTCAACTTCACCATGATTACACAGGCAAGAGGGGGCTTGAATTTGACAACAGTGTTGAATAAGTAAATTCACAACTAAAGACAAGAAATCTATCACAACTTCTTCCACAGCCACCACGTCCAAGATCTAGCCATAGGTTCTTTGAAGGGAGAGTGCTAATGACTATGAGGCATCAAGGCAATGACAATGCAACATAAGTAGGGTAGTTTGCTCAGAGAACTGATCAAAGATGTAACTCTGCATAAATTTTTAGGGCAGACAGAGGACTATGCACTCTTGAGGTGGCATTAACTCCTGGATATACATACAGTTGTCCAGCTTTCTGCAGGAGACATGCTGAAGCCCTATCTGTGCAGTCCCACCACAGTAAGAGTGGCAGGCAGCCAGGAGGCTGGCCGTGTGCAGTCCCAGGGTCTCTGCCAGATGTCCTGGCATCTGCAACATTTTACAGTTCAAACATCTGGCTTTTGAAGGGGGAAAACTTCAGAGCTTGtgcctccctccccaccccctgAGAACAAAGAGCCCAGTGATGCACATTCCCCCAGGTCCCCTTCAGAGCCAGCAGACCAGATCTTGATCAGCCAGCGCTGACACACCAGCTGGGAGACAATCCACGGTACCAGAACTGTTTTTGGCGCTCAGATATCACAAAGATGAAAGCAGTATGTGGTTTTGTATGCATTTTAAACCAAGCAACCAAACCAACATCTAAAATTTAATGAGCTTCAAGGATAAAGCAAtgcttttctccttcccctACCTCTCCCTGCAATCTGAATTAAAATTGTAAACCCTAAACTAAACGTCAAGAATTCTTTTATCATGCACATCATGAGAGAATGACAAAGGAGGCATAAGGGAGGGCATTTTTACATACTGCCTTATTTTGAAGGGTAAATAGTTCTGGCTGACTGTGTTATACAATATATACGCATAAAAATTCAATTCTCTCTACGTGCACTGAGCCCTCTTTACACACCTTTTGCCTGTCAGGCAAAACTTCTGGTATGCCTGAAGTTTCTTAAGGTGCTTTTAAGTTATGTATGCTAACACTTAGAGAAATGTGCCAGCTATATTAAGACGGAAGATAAGAATCACATCACCGATGAAACTTTTTCCATAAGTGTGAGCTATTAAGATCTGGTAATCCAGACATCCCCATTACACAGTTTTACTATAGTCACTTTTCTGTTCCTCAGCATCAAAcatttgggaaagaaaaagctgagaaattagttttgtttggtgttttagGTAGGAAACCAGACAGCAAAGACAATGGCAGCTTGAATAAAAAACAATAGCTAGAACATACCCATGAAAGTGCTTTTACTCGTAATGGATGAGGGTTCCAAACTCTTGTTTAAATCCAATGTGTCTGAATTGAGACTTCTGCTTTTCATTCCAGTTCCTTCATTTTGAGTATAAATAGAGTTCATCAATCTGCTACTTGTAGCCTGTGTTCCAATAATGCCAACACACTGGTCAAATGGATCTTCCTGTGAAGGTGAGTACTGACagcattcttttttctttaaatatccAGACTCATAAGGGCCCAAGCCTGCTGTTCTCTGGTCAGAGCTGCAACctaaaggaaatgaaaaattcattttataGATTCATCTTAACAAAGATTGAGTTAGGACTAAAATTTTCACCACCAACTTACTTGTACTGTATGCTTCAAATGCGTCAGAACTGTAAGTGCTGCCTTTTAAATACAAAGTCCCTGAAGTCCCCAGATAGTGGCATAGGAATGGATCTGCAACACCCTCCAAGTCTGTTTCACTGCTGTTATCTAGATGGCAAatgccttaaaaataaaattgatgtGTCAGCACACAGCCTTTTCTGAAGCTCCACCATAGAGTTTGAGTAAGTTTTAAGAACCCCATGTGTTCAACTACATTTCACAGTATAGTTTAGAGTTTGCTTAGGTTTAACCCAACTTTTGGATGAGAATTCTAATTCTAGCAACTGTTCAATTAATTAGCTTGACAGAGAATGTGTCACTTGACTGTACAATCCCtgaataacaaaacaaaacaaaaccaatcacACGATCAGAACTGAGGACTTCCTTCTTCCAAAGCACAGAAGACAAATTCATTATATgcctcacagcctcctttcaaaGCAGAATGTCAATGTCAAAGTCCTGGTTGAAAGAATCTGAGGGAGTCACTGGCTGCCTAAATAGCTATAAAGATTTTTAGTTCAATGGTTCCTGAAAGTTTTAGACACAGTCTTTGGTTCTTGATCCACAAATAGGCTGTTCGTCTCACTACCCCATAAATGGAAAACTATCTCGCCATCATTCCATTCccacctgtcccagctcctgacTGTATCTCAACCCCAAGCCCTTTCCCAGAAAGGTAACTCTTCCTCCCTAGTGCAGCTATGTACAGGATTCTTAGGGGCCACAGGTATAAATGTCAAGGACTGCAGCTTTTAACTTGCAGTCACTTTAAATCATGTATTGACTCTGACTGTAACAATTTTTTTGAACTAGCAAGTTTAAACAGTTATACTGAAGTTCCACTGGTATTACCACACATTCCTACACTCCACTAAAAGCACCCTTTTCAAGCTGTAAGAGAGGAAGACATGTTGTGATAATTTCTTTTGGACTCTTGTTTTGCGAATGTCCTCATCAGTTTGAATTTACCCTTGAGACTAGAGAAAAACTTCCTGATTTAAATAAACACCATAACATCATCTGGATTAACAGAACCAGTTGCAAAAATTGCATTGAAAAAATCTCAATCAATAAATTTCACATCCTCTATTAAATTCTGTAAACATGCTTTCTTAGTGTTCTTTCTATGAGTTAGAAAGACAATAGCCAAACTACAGCTCCTCAAATCACATGAAAAATCTGCTTAGCATTTTCTACCTACCATTACTgtccctctgctgcaggaaatacCCTCCTACAGAAGATGAGAGGAACTGATGGTGACTTCCATTTTCAGATGGGCCATATCCATCCTGCCTTTCAGCCAGTGTCCCCTGAGATGACAGGTAactcggaatgtcagcaggcaaattTGTTTCATCTGTGGGGGAGCAAAACACATACAAAAGCCATCAACATACTTCAGTTtgtagaaacatttttaaacttgTCAGCAAAGCACTGGAAGTAACAAGTAATTCACCTTTCTGCCTCTGAGTCAAAGCACACGAATGTTCCTACAATAAAGTCACTGCAAGGCAACCacaaacatttgttttccttttcaaggTAAACCTTCAGTTTACACACCTGTATTTGTGATGCTGCAATCTTCATTTCTCCTTCTGGTGTGGTAGATGATGACCACCCACACCAAGGAAGTGCCCACCACACAGCAAACCACAGCTATGATCACAATGCCAACTGTGGCCCATCCATCATCATCAAGTGATGGGGCAATGTTTTGAGGAGAGTCACAGGTGGGAGTAGGAATTACATTAAGACGGATGTTGCCTCGTTCCGTTCCAAGCGTATTAGACATTTCACAAGTGTATTTCCCAGCATCTTCTACATCTGTATCCACAATAATTAGTAACTGATTGCCTGCAGCAAAGAAGTGTCTTTCTGTTACCATAAGAGGGCTGTCATCCTTAGTCCAGTTCAGTCGGGGTGGAGGGCTACCACCTGCAATGCACTGCAAGACTGCAGTTTCACCTTTTGTTACAGTTCGATCCAGCAAAGGCCGCAAAAATGATGGTGTTTCTGAAAAGAAAGCACAAGCACACTCTAAATGATCTCCTAAGAGTAAGAAGTGTCCCTTTCCTTCACAGCTCAAGAGGAAAAGCTAAATTATACGCATCAGTAAGGCCTAATAAAGCTTACTCTCATTCTAAGAAGAAACTCAAGAATTTGTACTTAAAGCTTAAAATTTACTTGTCAATTGATCCAATTTACATGCTTGATTACCTTACAAGGTAAAAATGCTAAATCATACATGCTTAAGATTGCAGAGAACTACAATAAAAGTGATTAACAAAATGTCAAGACATCAAAAGTTACACAAATCTGTCTCTAAATGCAAACAGAAGCCCCTTCTTCCCTCCATCCCATGTGTACCAGATGTGTATACACTGAGAAACACAACTagcttttattattttgaatCCTAATATTGATTGTGCTGTTAAGGTTTGCCAATATCTTACCTAGTACTGTTAATGTTGCATTAGCTGAAATGCTTCCAGCAGTGTTTTGAGCTGTACAGCTGTAAACACCTGTGTCCTCAATCTTTACATCAACAATAAAGAATACATCATCTTCAGGCATGACATGCATGCGCCTCTTGCGTGCTGCAGGAAAATCTGTTCCACCATCCTTCTGCCAAGCAATCTGTGGGATAGGATGCCCAACTGCAGCACATTCCAAACGTGCCATTGCCCCAGCTCGAATGGTTAAGTCCATGGGGATTTTCGTAAATGAAGGCAGCACTAAAGAAAAGTAGATGATATCAAAATCAATACATGAAACATACTTTTACTGTTTTCTACAGCACTTTCTTAAACACCCTTCATGGGCCTAAAAACACTAGAGAAATATACAATCTAAATTGATCAGTAGCCAGTAGAAAGGGAGGGAACTGTGAAATATGTGAGACCACCTAGATCAAAATCTCATTTTTGTTAACAGCCTCCTATGTGACCTTTGCATAGCATCTTGAAACAGAACATACACTTACCTCCTGTGAGAAAAAGTTAACATTTTTCCATTTACATCAATTTACAACATTGATTTTGCCAGATTTACTATGAATTGGGTATGTTATTTGTTTTTTCCTATACTATGCTTCGGCACACTGGGACCAGAGGTAAAAGTGAACAGTGACCTTGGAAATGGAtaaatttttaagaaataatctCATATTACAGATCTTCTAAAAGATGCAGATGATGAGAATAGAAAATCTATGAATCCCTATCTTGATTAAAATCATTCTAAGTCCACAAGCAAAACATAACATACTTACTGTTTACTGTAAGTTTGGCTTTGACAGAGTAGGATGAACCAAAATGATTTGAAATAACACACTGGTATTTCCCTTCATTACTGAATTCCACATTGCGCAGTCGAAGGATGGTGGTGTACTCCATCACTTCTCCACCCTGGGCCCGGAGGTGTGCGTAATTCTCCATTTCAGCATCTTGCAGTAATTCATTGTCTTTCTTCCATGCAAAAGTCATTGGGGAatcactgctgctggctgccgAACACACAAAACTCAAATTGGAGCCTTTAATTGCTGACTGGGTTTCTGGCTGGACAGTGATCTGTGGTTTAGGAAAATCATCtgcacagaggaaaagaaaaaaatatatgtgaTGCCTGAGGACTCTTTCCAGAGAGTTAGTAAGCCTTGTTTTATAGGTTTGAGAGTAGAGTCAGATAAGTATTTATTAAATGGATCCACaatgcttttgttttaaattttgttaGCCTTAGGGCATTTAAAGATGCTGTATTTATGAGTTTATTGTGCCAAGCCATCTCTTTTTGAAGAGAAAGCACATTTAAAAGCAGACTGTGTGCATAGCTTCTTCAATAGCAGCACTAAAGATAGAAGAACTACCCCCTGACATCCATAAGAACTATTCTGAACATCAATCATGAAGCCTACCTCTCATCTTTACAACACCTCAGGCTGCTGggagtttttctttattgaaaGCATAGTTCTTCTGCTATCAGAAACTGCAAGTTACAATTGAGCATTTcacccaaacccacaaaaaaatcaTGTACATAAGTCAGTGTTCCAGTGATATGTGTCTGTTTGGGCCAAAGGGGATGGAAGGTTCGTTAAGCAGGGCAGAACACAAGAATTTCAAGAATTCCTGGAGGTCCCTTTACTACAGGAATGCTACCTTCAAGTGCCATGTTATGAGTTTACAGAATTAGCTGCCTTCTGAATTATTTATTCAATTGTGTGTACACTGCATGCGTAAAAGGAGCAGGCAAGTAAATGCCTGGTCTCCCAAAATCAAAAGCCTTAGTATATTCCCAACTTTTAAGACGTGTACAATCTCTGGACAAAGGAACTGCAGGGAAAGCCCAGTGCCCCAAAAATTCCTCCCTACAGATCCTGCTGTCTCCTAGCACCTTTGTCTTATTACATCTCAAATGACTGGGAACAACTATGGGGTCAAAGTGCTATTTCCTTGAAGAATCTCCACTCTGCTACAAAGCAGAGAACCTAACCTTGAACTGTCTGCAAAACTCCTGCAGGTATGATGCTGCGCTCCAGTGACATGGCAACGTGGATCTGGGACTCTAAGCATGGGCTTTAAGAACATCCCAGGCCATTTGCTTTTCATGCTTCATACCCATGTCTTACTATTTGCAAATTGAGTTAATACATTCACTGACTTTGCACAGGAATAACTAAGTAAAACACTCTAAGTACTTAAATTAGCCTTGTGAAAGGACAGCAGAACATACTTCAATCTTAATTATCTGACAGGAAGGGCTGATACAAAGGTCACTCCAATAAGCATACAGTACAGAATACAGAACACACAAGGTAGGACTAGCATTATGTTTTGTCAGAACAGAACAATACAAGAGCATATTTGAATGAATGTATCACAAAGACATCCACATATATACAAACCTTTTAATTTCAGACAGGAGTCAACACACTCTACTTTAAAATTCtataaaagcaaaagcagccCTTGTAAACTTTTAAGGCAAGGTGTGAACACCTGCACATCTAGTGAAAACACACTTTACAGCTATAACTGAAACACTCAATGATTTTATTAGGAGATTTTAGTTATTTCTGCACGGCAATTACATTAAGTATCAAGTGCAAAACCTGATTCagtacttttctttttattaatgCATCTTAAGTggtttaaaattaattacttaAAAACAGCATTCAGCAGCCAAAAAAAAGATCACAATTCCCCCAAGTTAACAAATGGAAGACATATATTTAAATCCCCAGCTTAATTTTTTGACAAAATGCACTTTGCATAAATTAGTATGCCTACCTCATATATATTCCTCTAGACATTGAGAAATCTGTCATTCCCTGCATTATGTCAAGTCTCTGCTTCTCAGCAGTAGCTAGAATCTGCAGATTATTTATTAATCATCTGACTGctaacaggaaagaaaaaaccaacaTTTTGGTATACTATTTTACATTCTGGACTTGCTTTCCCACTGAAAAGGGGTAGCAACAGTAAAAATTAATCAGTTATATTTGCTGTGAGATTACATTATTGAGAAGACTTACCTTTTTGTCTCCAAAGAATACAATCCTTGAATATTTttagtaagaaaaataaaacttattCAACAAAAATACATGAAATGCAGTTAGTTGGCTTTTAAATTTCCTGATATTTTCAAAGTTTCCACTCTATATATCAGAGTAATCAAACATGTCCTTACTCTGAATGCTTAGCTTCACTTTGCTTTAAATAGAGAACATAACACAGGTGTTCATGAATGCTACTAAACACACATAGaaaaatttcacttttaaaGCAGATGCTATCACCTCAAATTCTCAGGTcctaaagtaaaaatattttgctagcATTTACTATCTggcaaactgaaataaaaaataccagTATCGTTAACTGTGGTAATCAGGTATTTTTTAAACATAGTTTAAAAGGCAGTAATTTACATActccaaataatttttaaagcacaCAACAAGCACACATAAAAAATGTCAGAGCTGAGGCCAGGATGGTCTTTTTACCTTGAAATTTTATCAACCCTGGAATAACCTCAAGACTAATGAGTatgaaaaaaatttacaaataaCGAAACCCAAAAACTGCATCTTAATTTTGCCAAAATATGTCTCACTTAAAAACGATAGTTATCTAAATAATATCTTTTAAATCTCGAGGCACACACATTTACCCTCACAAAGTATTGAGCTTTCACTTGCATGCTATGATATGTTCTATGTAAGCAAGCTGTACTTGgtataaaaatcaaaatatcatCACTCTTTGTCTTGTACAAAGCCTCAAGCTTTAAGTATCTACATCACAGTTTGggaacag
The nucleotide sequence above comes from Passer domesticus isolate bPasDom1 chromosome 5, bPasDom1.hap1, whole genome shotgun sequence. Encoded proteins:
- the LRIG3 gene encoding leucine-rich repeats and immunoglobulin-like domains protein 3 isoform X2 — encoded protein: MLRRPRSALAVLPALLLLLPLLLSGRPAAARCPAPCRCAGHLVACSRLELSRLPERLPRGAVQLDLSHNKLSSIKTSILDHLHSLQEVKLNNNELEIIPDLGPVSANITLLSLTSNKIANILSEHLKPFQSLETLDLSNNNISELKISSFPSLQLKYLYINSNRITSMEPGTFDNLSTTLQVLKLNRNKISAIPQKMFKLSHLQHLELNRNKIKKIDGLTFQGLPALKSLKLQRNGVTRLMDGAFWGLTNMEVLQLDHNNLTEVTKGWLYGLLMLQQLHLSQNAISRISPDAWEFCQKLSELDLTFNQLARLDDSSFIGLSVLVGLYIGNNKVNYIADCAFKGLSSLQILDLKNNEISWTIEDMNGAFSGLDKLKKLILQGNRIRSITKKAFSGLDALEHLDLSNNAIMSVQGNAFSQMKKLKELHFNTSSLLCDCQLKWLPQWMSENNFQSFVNASCAHPQLLKGRSIFAVSLDGFVCDDFPKPQITVQPETQSAIKGSNLSFVCSAASSSDSPMTFAWKKDNELLQDAEMENYAHLRAQGGEVMEYTTILRLRNVEFSNEGKYQCVISNHFGSSYSVKAKLTVNMLPSFTKIPMDLTIRAGAMARLECAAVGHPIPQIAWQKDGGTDFPAARKRRMHVMPEDDVFFIVDVKIEDTGVYSCTAQNTAGSISANATLTVLETPSFLRPLLDRTVTKGETAVLQCIAGGSPPPRLNWTKDDSPLMVTERHFFAAGNQLLIIVDTDVEDAGKYTCEMSNTLGTERGNIRLNVIPTPTCDSPQNIAPSLDDDGWATVGIVIIAVVCCVVGTSLVWVVIIYHTRRRNEDCSITNTDETNLPADIPSYLSSQGTLAERQDGYGPSENGSHHQFLSSSVGGYFLQQRDSNGICHLDNSSETDLEGVADPFLCHYLGTSGTLYLKGSTYSSDAFEAYSTSCSSDQRTAGLGPYESGYLKKKECCQYSPSQEDPFDQCVGIIGTQATSSRLMNSIYTQNEGTGMKSRSLNSDTLDLNKSLEPSSITSKSTFMGTFGKPLWRPQLDSLSSCRQPANCQPKISHNNHHVSLDFDAEADEEGRERTVSRGENSFYTCRQSFENFRTSTFQSSDSDT
- the LRIG3 gene encoding leucine-rich repeats and immunoglobulin-like domains protein 3 isoform X1, encoding MLRRPRSALAVLPALLLLLPLLLSGRPAAARCPAPCRCAGHLVACSRLELSRLPERLPRGAVQLDLSHNKLSSIKTSILDHLHSLQEVKLNNNELEIIPDLGPVSANITLLSLTSNKIANILSEHLKPFQSLETLDLSNNNISELKISSFPSLQLKYLHCFNRYINSNRITSMEPGTFDNLSTTLQVLKLNRNKISAIPQKMFKLSHLQHLELNRNKIKKIDGLTFQGLPALKSLKLQRNGVTRLMDGAFWGLTNMEVLQLDHNNLTEVTKGWLYGLLMLQQLHLSQNAISRISPDAWEFCQKLSELDLTFNQLARLDDSSFIGLSVLVGLYIGNNKVNYIADCAFKGLSSLQILDLKNNEISWTIEDMNGAFSGLDKLKKLILQGNRIRSITKKAFSGLDALEHLDLSNNAIMSVQGNAFSQMKKLKELHFNTSSLLCDCQLKWLPQWMSENNFQSFVNASCAHPQLLKGRSIFAVSLDGFVCDDFPKPQITVQPETQSAIKGSNLSFVCSAASSSDSPMTFAWKKDNELLQDAEMENYAHLRAQGGEVMEYTTILRLRNVEFSNEGKYQCVISNHFGSSYSVKAKLTVNMLPSFTKIPMDLTIRAGAMARLECAAVGHPIPQIAWQKDGGTDFPAARKRRMHVMPEDDVFFIVDVKIEDTGVYSCTAQNTAGSISANATLTVLETPSFLRPLLDRTVTKGETAVLQCIAGGSPPPRLNWTKDDSPLMVTERHFFAAGNQLLIIVDTDVEDAGKYTCEMSNTLGTERGNIRLNVIPTPTCDSPQNIAPSLDDDGWATVGIVIIAVVCCVVGTSLVWVVIIYHTRRRNEDCSITNTDETNLPADIPSYLSSQGTLAERQDGYGPSENGSHHQFLSSSVGGYFLQQRDSNGICHLDNSSETDLEGVADPFLCHYLGTSGTLYLKGSTYSSDAFEAYSTSCSSDQRTAGLGPYESGYLKKKECCQYSPSQEDPFDQCVGIIGTQATSSRLMNSIYTQNEGTGMKSRSLNSDTLDLNKSLEPSSITSKSTFMGTFGKPLWRPQLDSLSSCRQPANCQPKISHNNHHVSLDFDAEADEEGRERTVSRGENSFYTCRQSFENFRTSTFQSSDSDT
- the LRIG3 gene encoding leucine-rich repeats and immunoglobulin-like domains protein 3 isoform X3, with the translated sequence MEPGTFDNLSTTLQVLKLNRNKISAIPQKMFKLSHLQHLELNRNKIKKIDGLTFQGLPALKSLKLQRNGVTRLMDGAFWGLTNMEVLQLDHNNLTEVTKGWLYGLLMLQQLHLSQNAISRISPDAWEFCQKLSELDLTFNQLARLDDSSFIGLSVLVGLYIGNNKVNYIADCAFKGLSSLQILDLKNNEISWTIEDMNGAFSGLDKLKKLILQGNRIRSITKKAFSGLDALEHLDLSNNAIMSVQGNAFSQMKKLKELHFNTSSLLCDCQLKWLPQWMSENNFQSFVNASCAHPQLLKGRSIFAVSLDGFVCDDFPKPQITVQPETQSAIKGSNLSFVCSAASSSDSPMTFAWKKDNELLQDAEMENYAHLRAQGGEVMEYTTILRLRNVEFSNEGKYQCVISNHFGSSYSVKAKLTVNMLPSFTKIPMDLTIRAGAMARLECAAVGHPIPQIAWQKDGGTDFPAARKRRMHVMPEDDVFFIVDVKIEDTGVYSCTAQNTAGSISANATLTVLETPSFLRPLLDRTVTKGETAVLQCIAGGSPPPRLNWTKDDSPLMVTERHFFAAGNQLLIIVDTDVEDAGKYTCEMSNTLGTERGNIRLNVIPTPTCDSPQNIAPSLDDDGWATVGIVIIAVVCCVVGTSLVWVVIIYHTRRRNEDCSITNTDETNLPADIPSYLSSQGTLAERQDGYGPSENGSHHQFLSSSVGGYFLQQRDSNGICHLDNSSETDLEGVADPFLCHYLGTSGTLYLKGSTYSSDAFEAYSTSCSSDQRTAGLGPYESGYLKKKECCQYSPSQEDPFDQCVGIIGTQATSSRLMNSIYTQNEGTGMKSRSLNSDTLDLNKSLEPSSITSKSTFMGTFGKPLWRPQLDSLSSCRQPANCQPKISHNNHHVSLDFDAEADEEGRERTVSRGENSFYTCRQSFENFRTSTFQSSDSDT